One stretch of Chitinophaga pendula DNA includes these proteins:
- a CDS encoding FAD-binding oxidoreductase, protein MEKITANDPRYPDLAGKRFNKRFSGKPEYICLPTTTVQVVEAVQEAVDNNKRLVVRSGGHCLEGFVTDPAIQVVLDLSLMTNIAYDTDKSAFMVEAGATVGEMYRRLFLGWGVVVPAGEHPGIGVGGHVVGGAFGFICREYGLAADYLYGVEVVTVNTSGKAQRAIATRNTNDPNRELWWAHTGGGGGNFGIVTRYWFRTPLNTGSDPFTALPPAPAAVTTFRVAWDWKNIDKASFTHLIRYFGEWCQQNSGPDSPYRQLFSLLFLNHRNIGTLEMKGGATGPAAKQLIEEHLAAIADPLGLSYTPQIEELPWLRFALNPFPELFQPGFDDAKAKIKDALLRRPLDDSQIATAYKYLTMEGNMGVLGMATYGGKVNAIAPAITASAQRDCILDIACNTGWGDPAEEASAVAWVRHFYRELFAHTGGVPVPNEQAGGAMINHPDTDLADPEWNKSGVPWHALYYKENYPRLQKVKNQWDPLNIFHHALSIKAVDQ, encoded by the coding sequence ATGGAGAAGATTACCGCCAACGATCCGCGTTATCCTGACCTCGCAGGAAAAAGATTCAACAAACGTTTTTCGGGAAAACCGGAATACATTTGCCTGCCTACCACTACTGTACAGGTAGTAGAGGCGGTTCAGGAAGCCGTAGACAACAATAAACGCCTGGTCGTCCGAAGTGGAGGCCATTGTCTGGAAGGATTTGTAACCGACCCTGCCATTCAGGTGGTGCTGGACCTATCATTGATGACAAACATTGCTTACGATACGGACAAGTCCGCCTTCATGGTCGAAGCAGGCGCCACAGTAGGAGAGATGTATCGCAGGTTATTTCTGGGATGGGGAGTGGTCGTACCCGCAGGAGAACATCCGGGTATCGGTGTGGGAGGCCACGTAGTAGGAGGCGCTTTCGGCTTCATTTGCAGGGAGTACGGCCTCGCTGCTGACTACCTGTATGGCGTCGAGGTAGTCACCGTCAACACATCCGGTAAAGCGCAGCGTGCAATCGCCACTCGTAACACAAACGATCCCAATAGGGAACTCTGGTGGGCACATACCGGCGGTGGCGGTGGTAACTTCGGTATCGTTACCCGCTACTGGTTCAGGACGCCGCTTAACACCGGATCAGATCCCTTTACAGCCTTACCCCCGGCGCCAGCAGCAGTAACGACCTTCCGGGTTGCATGGGACTGGAAAAATATCGATAAAGCATCGTTTACCCATCTTATCAGATATTTCGGAGAATGGTGCCAGCAAAACAGCGGGCCCGACTCTCCTTACAGACAACTGTTTAGCTTGCTATTCCTTAATCATCGCAATATCGGGACCTTGGAAATGAAAGGGGGGGCTACAGGCCCCGCAGCCAAACAATTGATAGAAGAACACCTTGCGGCTATTGCAGACCCTCTTGGATTATCATACACCCCGCAGATCGAAGAATTGCCCTGGTTACGTTTTGCCTTGAATCCATTTCCTGAATTATTCCAACCCGGATTCGATGATGCAAAAGCTAAAATAAAGGATGCCTTACTACGTCGGCCTCTCGATGATAGCCAGATAGCAACCGCTTACAAATACCTGACAATGGAAGGGAATATGGGAGTACTCGGGATGGCCACCTACGGAGGCAAGGTCAATGCCATCGCACCGGCAATAACGGCTTCCGCACAACGGGATTGTATCCTCGATATTGCTTGTAATACAGGATGGGGAGATCCGGCAGAAGAAGCATCCGCTGTCGCATGGGTACGCCATTTTTATCGCGAACTATTCGCTCATACTGGTGGCGTGCCTGTTCCCAACGAACAAGCCGGCGGCGCCATGATCAATCACCCGGACACCGACCTCGCCGATCCGGAATGGAATAAGTCAGGTGTACCCTGGCATGCCTTGTATTACAAAGAGAACTATCCAAGACTACAGAAAGTTAAAAATCAATGGGATCCGCTGAATATATTTCATCATGCGTTGTCAATAAAGGCAGTTGATCAGTAA
- a CDS encoding GxGYxYP domain-containing protein: MRTIARIPTLLLSLLLLCTFTATAQLVWPAGQLLPSFPATNPTQDLIILRESSSFWEAEGSALSHKTGRLETDGWLCQTGIDAPNEHMIYGPYVNNIPAGPNVAEFRMKIDNNTANDDPVVDIDVRNATTGQILAAKTLTRKQFPVASDYTNFTLPFIIPANDQSIELRVYWRGSSYTKVDWVSVQQNNSSSEMYLFASLKGIVNRTKPRIFSYEGDAFAEGQYTWLQSLGLSWTEPADKWSLITKYRNEISGLIVYDPAQIHTVNLATVLAKDKKALIVSPALLSRLTAAPYSLPVLLDLRGQFSSKLQVYQTLYNTYWPNLDHRLLIGLNPDAHKAALREYATALGAAVIWLDPDIAAESALLNNFLSTMPPGSNYMGWWPAEAPGVERGSKYGITTIASDWATNLTVHSGMSRTVNVKPVPAKPTLENKLYVAFILSDGDNLQYVEHLMRKLWSNPDRGAVPIGWTLSPAMLDAMPGALNYYYQSASGNDNLISGPSGYGYTYPNSWPDQTALNKFVIKTEEYNKRAGFRVITIWNTITGGINQNVGQAFADNAPSLLGLTAQNTGGGLTIHNGSSGKLPAMALSCNYCTNEQAMKDHIASASSGWNRTSPRFIIIQAQPWQNVTPTSFKNVANSLNADYKVVRPDHIFQLIREANGLPTNPARRR; encoded by the coding sequence ATGAGAACAATCGCTAGAATTCCCACGTTACTTTTGTCCCTTCTCTTATTGTGTACGTTCACCGCTACGGCACAGCTGGTATGGCCAGCCGGACAACTTTTGCCATCCTTTCCTGCCACTAATCCTACACAGGACCTGATCATCCTACGCGAGTCCTCCTCATTTTGGGAGGCTGAAGGTAGTGCACTGAGTCATAAAACAGGGCGGCTGGAAACCGATGGCTGGCTATGTCAGACAGGTATTGACGCGCCTAATGAACACATGATCTATGGTCCTTACGTTAATAATATCCCCGCAGGACCCAATGTCGCCGAATTCCGGATGAAGATCGACAATAACACAGCAAATGATGACCCAGTAGTAGACATCGATGTCAGAAATGCAACTACCGGCCAGATATTAGCAGCAAAAACATTGACACGTAAACAATTCCCGGTCGCATCCGATTATACCAATTTTACCTTGCCGTTTATAATTCCGGCAAACGACCAATCCATAGAATTACGTGTTTACTGGAGAGGTTCCTCTTACACTAAGGTAGACTGGGTAAGCGTACAACAGAATAATTCTTCTTCGGAAATGTACCTGTTCGCCTCACTAAAGGGTATCGTGAATAGAACAAAACCGCGTATCTTTTCCTACGAAGGAGATGCATTTGCGGAAGGACAGTATACCTGGCTACAATCACTGGGACTTAGCTGGACCGAACCCGCCGATAAATGGAGCCTCATCACCAAATATCGAAATGAAATATCTGGTTTGATCGTATATGATCCTGCACAGATACATACGGTTAACCTGGCTACCGTACTGGCCAAAGACAAAAAAGCATTGATCGTCTCCCCTGCATTGCTTTCACGGCTGACCGCAGCACCTTACAGCCTGCCGGTATTATTGGACCTACGCGGACAATTCAGTAGTAAATTACAGGTATATCAGACATTGTACAATACCTATTGGCCCAATTTGGACCATCGCTTATTAATAGGGCTTAACCCCGATGCACACAAGGCTGCCTTGCGGGAATATGCTACCGCACTGGGTGCTGCCGTTATCTGGCTCGATCCCGATATCGCCGCCGAAAGTGCCTTACTCAATAACTTCCTGTCCACTATGCCTCCGGGATCTAACTATATGGGATGGTGGCCCGCCGAAGCACCGGGCGTTGAAAGAGGTTCAAAATATGGCATCACCACCATCGCCAGCGACTGGGCAACTAACCTGACGGTCCATAGCGGTATGTCCAGAACAGTAAATGTTAAACCCGTACCTGCTAAACCTACCTTGGAGAATAAACTGTATGTAGCCTTCATATTGAGCGATGGCGACAATCTCCAATATGTTGAACACCTGATGCGCAAACTCTGGAGCAATCCCGACCGCGGAGCAGTACCTATTGGATGGACATTGTCGCCAGCCATGCTGGATGCTATGCCAGGCGCCCTCAACTATTATTACCAAAGCGCATCCGGCAATGATAACCTGATTTCAGGCCCTTCCGGTTACGGATATACCTATCCCAATAGCTGGCCGGATCAGACGGCATTGAACAAGTTTGTAATTAAAACAGAAGAATATAATAAACGTGCAGGCTTCCGGGTAATCACCATTTGGAATACTATTACTGGTGGTATCAACCAGAACGTTGGACAGGCATTTGCAGATAATGCTCCTTCCTTACTGGGACTCACTGCGCAAAATACAGGGGGCGGCCTGACCATACACAATGGTAGTAGCGGCAAACTGCCGGCTATGGCACTTTCCTGTAACTACTGTACCAACGAACAAGCGATGAAAGATCATATTGCCTCCGCCTCTTCCGGATGGAACAGGACATCACCCCGCTTTATCATCATACAGGCACAACCGTGGCAAAATGTAACACCCACCAGCTTTAAGAACGTAGCCAATTCGCTCAACGCGGACTATAAAGTAGTACGGCCCGATCACATTTTCCAGCTGATCCGGGAAGCAAACGGTCTTCCAACCAACCCCGCCCGCCGAAGATAG
- a CDS encoding acyltransferase family protein, with protein sequence MTRISNPSIPEHFYSLDAIRGFAAIIVVLYHWQLFFFKDDIFILNGYDKAALPLHDLLAVCYNNGMVVVDMFFLLSGFIFFWLYAARIAEKRISVSKFFLFRISRLYPIHILTFLMMIVLQWLMMQTYGHYFIIQLNDYYHFVLNIFFIQTWGFEKGPSFNGPSWSVSVEVFLYVVFFLICRLKWQSNKLLLLLLIPLGAVLQHYDLLIGKGLFSFFLGALVYYVYSWIIQRNRFGKYFTPILLLTCTLWILVVVEYHGGFLRTFYIDKIKELRPGISDTAAQTSYGVVRNLFFRVTVSPCTILLLALWETGKGTLSRHWAWIGNSSYAIYLLHFPLQIMFVLVAHQLGLSRSIMSHPLTLLLFFGILIPLSVLTYYYFELPVQDKMRGALRRKEKAALA encoded by the coding sequence ATGACCAGAATCTCCAATCCGTCTATCCCGGAGCACTTTTACAGCCTGGATGCTATCAGAGGCTTCGCTGCAATTATTGTCGTACTCTACCACTGGCAGCTGTTTTTTTTTAAGGATGATATCTTCATATTGAATGGGTACGATAAAGCAGCTTTACCACTTCATGATCTGTTGGCCGTTTGTTATAACAATGGTATGGTCGTGGTAGATATGTTCTTCCTGCTTTCAGGATTTATCTTCTTCTGGCTATATGCCGCCAGGATCGCAGAGAAGCGAATATCCGTCAGTAAGTTCTTTCTGTTCAGGATCAGTCGCCTGTATCCTATTCATATCCTCACCTTTCTAATGATGATCGTTCTGCAATGGTTGATGATGCAAACCTATGGACATTACTTCATCATCCAACTGAATGATTACTACCATTTCGTTCTGAACATTTTCTTCATACAGACCTGGGGATTTGAAAAAGGTCCATCCTTCAATGGCCCCTCCTGGTCCGTATCAGTAGAAGTGTTCCTGTACGTAGTTTTCTTTCTCATCTGCCGGCTTAAATGGCAGTCCAATAAGTTACTGCTGCTTTTACTCATCCCACTGGGAGCAGTCCTGCAACACTATGACCTTCTCATAGGAAAAGGCCTATTCTCTTTTTTCCTGGGAGCACTGGTATATTATGTCTATAGCTGGATCATACAGCGGAATCGCTTTGGGAAATATTTTACGCCCATTTTACTCCTCACCTGCACACTATGGATACTGGTTGTGGTAGAATATCATGGGGGCTTTCTCCGGACTTTTTATATAGACAAAATAAAGGAGCTGCGGCCAGGGATAAGCGATACAGCTGCACAAACAAGCTATGGCGTTGTCCGTAACCTGTTTTTTCGTGTAACGGTTTCTCCCTGCACAATCCTGCTGCTGGCCCTCTGGGAAACGGGGAAAGGCACCCTCAGCAGGCATTGGGCTTGGATAGGGAACAGCAGCTACGCCATATACCTGCTGCACTTCCCCCTGCAAATAATGTTTGTATTGGTGGCTCATCAGCTGGGATTAAGCCGCAGTATAATGAGCCATCCGCTAACCTTATTACTGTTCTTCGGTATACTCATACCGTTAAGTGTACTTACCTACTATTATTTTGAACTACCCGTACAAGATAAAATGCGGGGCGCACTCCGGAGAAAAGAAAAAGCAGCACTTGCATAA
- a CDS encoding Rid family detoxifying hydrolase: MHIIGKVILVFILLAGALPVFSQEKQPVRPYSSARASHGMLYVSGQVGIDPATGKLANETFEKEVSVVMGNIREILRQSGIDLSAIVNVTVYLKDMSQYAVFNRLYTLYFTAPFPARSCVAVKDLAAGANLEVSVVASLKE; the protein is encoded by the coding sequence ATGCATATAATAGGCAAGGTTATTTTGGTATTTATTTTACTGGCAGGTGCGTTGCCGGTTTTTTCACAGGAAAAGCAGCCTGTCAGACCTTATAGCAGCGCCAGGGCTAGTCATGGCATGTTATATGTATCCGGACAGGTCGGCATCGATCCCGCTACCGGCAAATTGGCCAATGAGACATTTGAAAAGGAAGTATCTGTTGTTATGGGTAATATCCGGGAGATATTAAGGCAGTCGGGGATAGATCTTTCAGCCATTGTCAATGTGACGGTATATCTGAAGGATATGAGTCAGTATGCTGTTTTTAATAGGTTATATACCCTTTATTTTACCGCCCCTTTTCCGGCCAGGAGCTGTGTGGCTGTCAAGGATCTTGCAGCTGGTGCCAACCTGGAGGTGTCTGTAGTAGCATCGTTAAAAGAATAG
- a CDS encoding M57 family metalloprotease encodes MKNLMKTGWYILVCSIMFVACQKEKTQQQPGTGISNDIITQIKKMGFNTESIRRVDNGYVVEGDIFLSTRSLDQQSDSKKLLIAKEEQYRTNNVIAINGSNREITVSVTNLPPIYVAAADEAIARYNALGLRLTFRRVASGGEVDIINANLGWGILGQSAGFPDAQGNPPNPIKLNAAYIGNTPNQAYMATIIAHEIGHTIGFRHTDYFNRAYSCGTPGNEGDAGIGAINIPGTPTAADPNSWMLACVGTNISRPFNANDIVALRYLYGQTGGGNPIADGIYKIVSVASGKVLDVDAGNVNNNGAIVQQWGWLNTPNQQWRFEALGNGYYKISSVASGKVLDVDAGNINVDGAGVQQWAWLGVENIGNQQWAIRPEANGSYAIICKESGKVLDLAANNINNDGGRIQQYLWLNGGNQRWYIQAP; translated from the coding sequence ATGAAAAATCTAATGAAAACAGGATGGTATATCCTGGTGTGTAGTATTATGTTTGTTGCCTGCCAAAAAGAGAAAACACAACAACAACCCGGTACCGGAATATCCAATGATATAATCACCCAGATAAAGAAAATGGGATTCAATACCGAAAGTATCCGCAGAGTAGATAATGGTTATGTCGTTGAAGGGGACATCTTCCTGTCAACTAGATCATTGGATCAGCAGTCAGACAGTAAAAAGCTGCTGATAGCAAAAGAAGAACAGTATCGCACTAACAATGTGATTGCAATCAATGGTAGTAATAGGGAAATCACAGTATCTGTAACCAATCTTCCGCCTATATATGTTGCCGCAGCTGATGAAGCGATAGCGCGTTATAATGCATTGGGATTGCGACTTACCTTCCGCAGAGTTGCGAGTGGGGGAGAGGTAGATATCATTAATGCGAATCTTGGCTGGGGTATACTAGGGCAATCTGCAGGTTTTCCAGATGCCCAGGGTAACCCGCCTAACCCGATTAAACTGAATGCTGCCTATATAGGTAACACGCCTAACCAGGCATACATGGCGACTATTATTGCACACGAAATAGGTCATACGATCGGGTTTAGGCATACAGACTATTTTAACAGAGCATACAGCTGTGGCACCCCTGGTAATGAAGGAGATGCTGGTATAGGTGCTATCAATATCCCCGGCACTCCTACCGCCGCTGACCCTAACAGCTGGATGTTGGCCTGTGTAGGTACCAATATAAGCCGCCCATTCAATGCCAATGATATCGTTGCATTGAGATACCTCTATGGCCAGACTGGCGGCGGAAACCCCATTGCCGATGGTATATACAAAATTGTAAGCGTCGCCAGTGGCAAAGTATTAGATGTAGATGCTGGAAATGTCAATAATAACGGTGCTATCGTGCAGCAATGGGGCTGGCTCAATACCCCTAATCAACAATGGAGGTTTGAAGCATTGGGCAATGGCTACTATAAGATTTCAAGTGTCGCCAGTGGTAAAGTATTGGATGTTGATGCCGGAAATATCAATGTAGATGGTGCCGGTGTACAACAGTGGGCCTGGTTAGGTGTTGAAAATATTGGAAACCAGCAATGGGCCATTCGGCCGGAAGCTAATGGATCCTATGCCATTATCTGTAAGGAAAGCGGCAAAGTATTGGACCTGGCAGCTAATAATATTAATAATGACGGTGGCCGCATACAACAATATCTATGGCTCAACGGTGGCAATCAACGCTGGTACATCCAGGCGCCCTGA
- a CDS encoding Crp/Fnr family transcriptional regulator, with product MERLLAGKHGHHISLQSFEPGMKLIRQEDHIHKVYVILEGIIKCYMTEDNDKNLIFEFLGKGEITGELEAIRKAVSICNVEAITPVKAYTLSQELFTMLMYSDAELNQVLLEELATRLAQTCVRASYQQLYPVEYGLIRLLMLQEAQQVYFSKKDMADYLAITIRSFNRAVKQLRERKVLTAEGFELGISERELTELLRRFKLDD from the coding sequence ATGGAGCGACTATTGGCTGGGAAGCATGGACATCATATCTCCCTGCAATCTTTTGAGCCCGGCATGAAACTTATCCGACAGGAAGATCATATTCATAAGGTATATGTCATCCTGGAGGGTATTATCAAATGTTATATGACGGAGGACAATGATAAGAACCTGATTTTTGAGTTCCTGGGTAAAGGCGAGATTACCGGTGAATTAGAGGCGATCCGTAAGGCGGTGAGTATCTGCAACGTAGAGGCTATTACTCCGGTAAAAGCTTATACGCTATCTCAGGAGCTCTTTACGATGCTGATGTATTCGGATGCTGAACTGAACCAGGTATTACTGGAGGAGTTGGCGACACGCCTTGCCCAGACCTGTGTACGAGCTTCGTATCAACAGCTCTATCCTGTAGAATATGGTCTGATACGGCTCTTGATGCTACAGGAGGCGCAGCAGGTGTATTTTTCCAAGAAGGATATGGCGGATTACCTAGCCATTACGATCCGCAGCTTTAACAGGGCTGTCAAGCAACTTCGTGAAAGGAAGGTATTGACGGCAGAGGGATTTGAGCTCGGTATCAGCGAGAGAGAGCTAACGGAGTTATTGCGAAGGTTTAAACTGGATGATTGA
- a CDS encoding chloramphenicol acetyltransferase, producing the protein MKQLLDIDTWSRKDHFRFFTAFEEPFFGVCVDIDCTVAYRRAKNIKTSFFIYYLHKALVAANRVESFRYRIADDQVWIYDKIHATPTINRPDNTFGFSYMDYYEDYREFETAALLEAERVRNTPGLEPAGADQNVIHFSAIPWVSFTGLSHARSFSFKDSCPKISFGKIKDHGTKMYMPVSIHVHHGLMDGYHVGQFVAAFEELMND; encoded by the coding sequence ATGAAACAACTACTGGACATCGACACCTGGTCGAGAAAAGACCATTTCCGGTTCTTTACCGCATTTGAAGAACCATTTTTTGGGGTTTGTGTAGACATCGACTGTACCGTCGCTTACCGGCGTGCAAAAAATATTAAAACATCGTTCTTCATATATTACCTGCATAAAGCGCTGGTAGCAGCCAACCGGGTAGAATCTTTCAGATATCGTATCGCAGACGACCAGGTCTGGATCTACGATAAAATACATGCTACCCCTACCATTAACCGTCCCGACAATACCTTCGGATTTTCTTATATGGACTACTACGAAGACTACCGGGAATTCGAAACTGCGGCCTTACTGGAAGCCGAAAGGGTACGCAATACCCCCGGGCTGGAACCCGCCGGTGCTGATCAGAATGTGATACACTTCTCTGCAATACCATGGGTTAGCTTTACCGGCCTCTCCCATGCAAGGAGTTTCTCCTTCAAAGACAGCTGTCCCAAGATATCTTTTGGCAAGATCAAAGATCATGGTACAAAAATGTATATGCCTGTATCAATACATGTGCATCATGGACTCATGGATGGATACCATGTAGGACAATTCGTTGCCGCATTCGAAGAATTGATGAATGATTAA
- a CDS encoding alpha/beta hydrolase: MANKELSIILVHGAWGDGSHWRNVIPALTKEGYKVRAVQNPLTSLADDINRTRDLIDAQEGKVLLVGHSYGGAVISGAGNHDKVVGLVYIAAFAPDEGDSLGSIFARREQPSGAASIYPDAKGFLWLKYDEFHKAFADDMEETDAQIMSLTQKPINGQCFADTAGIPAWKNKPSWYQVSDRDNMIPPATEKEMAENIKAKKIIHLDASHASLATHAGEVTALILEAAAAV, translated from the coding sequence ATGGCAAACAAGGAGCTGAGTATTATTCTCGTTCATGGAGCATGGGGAGACGGATCCCACTGGCGCAATGTTATCCCCGCCCTCACGAAAGAAGGCTATAAGGTCCGGGCCGTTCAAAACCCATTGACCTCGCTTGCCGATGACATCAATAGGACCAGGGATTTGATTGATGCACAAGAGGGAAAAGTGTTATTAGTAGGACATTCTTACGGCGGAGCGGTGATCTCCGGCGCAGGCAATCATGACAAAGTAGTAGGATTGGTATATATCGCCGCCTTTGCACCCGATGAAGGTGATAGTTTGGGCAGTATATTTGCCCGCCGGGAGCAGCCCTCCGGCGCTGCTAGCATTTATCCCGATGCAAAGGGTTTCTTGTGGCTTAAGTATGACGAATTTCACAAAGCCTTCGCAGATGATATGGAGGAAACAGATGCACAGATAATGTCCCTCACACAAAAACCCATCAATGGACAATGCTTCGCTGACACCGCCGGTATCCCGGCATGGAAGAACAAACCAAGCTGGTACCAGGTATCCGACCGGGATAACATGATCCCGCCGGCGACGGAAAAAGAAATGGCAGAAAATATTAAAGCGAAAAAAATCATTCACCTCGATGCCAGCCATGCCTCCCTGGCCACGCACGCCGGAGAAGTGACAGCCCTGATACTCGAAGCGGCGGCTGCCGTTTGA
- a CDS encoding Gfo/Idh/MocA family oxidoreductase, whose product MKQNDNSRRSFLKNALLLSAAAAAGPSLLKAKGLPAGPRRISSNERVNLACIGIGNRGAEIIEALYKTGLANIVALCDVDMGAPHTLNILKQFPDVPRFQDFRQLFDKMGNQIDAVSIGVPDFSHFPITMMAMGLGKHVYVEKPMARTFNEVELMMKAARKYNKVVTQMGNQGHSEANYFQFKAWKDAGIIKDVTAITAHMNSPRRWHGWDPHITSFPPAQQVPDTLDWDIWQMATQGHQYNKEFVNGQWRCWFDFGMGALGDWGAHILDTAHQFLDMGLPSSVAPLKLSGHNNFFYPMSSTLLFQFPKRGNMPAIDVTWYDGVDNLPPIPKGYGVSGLDPNIPPPSTGKIEPAKLNPGKIIYSKELIFKGGSHGSTLSIIPEEKAKEMASRLPEVPASPSNHFKNFLLACKGQEETRSPFAIAGPLSQVFCLGVLAQWTGSKLEFDRNKKIITNNKKANELLVGPPPRKGWEQYYKV is encoded by the coding sequence ATGAAGCAAAATGATAATTCGAGAAGATCATTTCTAAAAAATGCGCTGCTGCTTTCTGCGGCAGCAGCTGCTGGTCCATCGTTATTGAAAGCAAAAGGGCTGCCGGCGGGCCCTCGACGTATTAGCTCCAATGAACGTGTCAACCTGGCTTGCATAGGTATTGGCAACCGCGGTGCGGAGATCATAGAAGCCCTGTATAAGACAGGATTGGCTAATATTGTCGCGTTGTGCGATGTAGATATGGGCGCTCCTCATACGTTGAACATTCTGAAACAGTTCCCGGATGTTCCCCGGTTCCAGGATTTCCGGCAGCTATTTGATAAAATGGGCAACCAGATTGATGCGGTGTCAATTGGCGTTCCCGATTTTTCACATTTCCCTATTACGATGATGGCTATGGGGCTTGGCAAACACGTATACGTGGAAAAACCGATGGCCAGGACTTTTAATGAGGTTGAGCTGATGATGAAAGCTGCCAGGAAATACAATAAGGTGGTAACCCAGATGGGTAATCAGGGACACTCCGAAGCCAACTATTTCCAGTTTAAGGCCTGGAAAGATGCGGGCATTATAAAGGATGTAACGGCTATCACTGCTCATATGAATTCTCCTCGGCGCTGGCATGGCTGGGATCCGCATATTACCTCTTTCCCTCCTGCCCAACAGGTACCGGATACCCTGGATTGGGATATATGGCAGATGGCGACACAGGGACACCAATATAATAAGGAATTTGTAAATGGCCAATGGCGTTGCTGGTTCGACTTTGGTATGGGCGCATTGGGGGATTGGGGTGCGCATATACTGGATACGGCACATCAGTTCCTGGACATGGGACTCCCCAGCAGTGTAGCACCATTAAAGCTGAGCGGGCATAACAACTTCTTCTACCCCATGTCCAGTACTTTGCTATTCCAGTTTCCTAAACGCGGCAATATGCCTGCAATCGATGTCACCTGGTATGATGGGGTAGATAACTTACCGCCTATTCCGAAGGGTTATGGAGTATCCGGGCTGGATCCGAACATTCCGCCGCCGAGCACCGGGAAGATTGAGCCAGCGAAACTGAACCCTGGCAAAATCATTTACAGCAAAGAGCTGATCTTTAAGGGCGGTTCGCATGGCAGTACCTTATCCATTATTCCGGAAGAGAAAGCCAAAGAAATGGCTTCCCGTTTGCCGGAGGTACCAGCCAGCCCATCCAATCACTTTAAGAACTTTCTGCTGGCATGTAAGGGACAGGAAGAGACCCGTTCTCCGTTTGCTATTGCCGGACCGTTAAGCCAGGTATTCTGCCTGGGTGTATTAGCGCAATGGACTGGTAGCAAGCTGGAATTTGACCGTAATAAAAAAATCATTACCAATAATAAAAAGGCCAATGAGCTGTTGGTAGGACCTCCTCCTCGTAAGGGCTGGGAGCAATATTATAAAGTCTAA
- a CDS encoding methyltransferase family protein: MQTVQIIGTLFFLSELTLLIVKRSRSGKAPQQGDRDKHSLLILWVTICVSMTLGMTFTRQWGLWLPFYLQTAGIVIAVAGMILRWISILQLGRLFTVDVAIRDSHQLKTSGLYKYVRHPSYAGLLLIVAGMGFATGSLISTLVMVIPIFLALQYRIRTEEAALLAAFGDSYRDYCQRTSRLIPGIY, encoded by the coding sequence ATGCAAACTGTCCAGATCATCGGCACACTTTTCTTCCTATCAGAGCTTACATTATTAATAGTAAAACGTTCCCGTTCGGGGAAGGCTCCTCAGCAGGGAGACCGCGATAAACACTCTTTATTGATCTTATGGGTAACCATTTGCGTCAGCATGACGTTGGGAATGACCTTTACCCGGCAATGGGGTTTATGGCTGCCTTTTTACCTGCAGACGGCAGGTATTGTGATCGCCGTCGCGGGGATGATCCTTCGCTGGATAAGTATATTACAATTGGGTAGGTTATTTACGGTAGATGTTGCAATCCGGGATTCCCACCAGCTAAAGACAAGCGGGTTATATAAGTATGTACGTCATCCCAGTTATGCAGGCTTGTTACTGATAGTGGCAGGGATGGGATTTGCAACCGGCAGTCTGATATCTACGCTTGTAATGGTGATACCTATCTTTTTAGCCTTGCAGTACCGCATTCGCACGGAGGAGGCGGCCTTATTAGCAGCCTTCGGCGACAGCTACCGGGACTATTGTCAGCGCACCAGCCGTTTGATACCAGGTATCTATTAA